CAAGTGATGGTGTGCGTTGCGCAATCCGATTGTTTCCATCGGCTGTACCGAGGATCGAGGAGTTCGATCTTCCGGCCTCGGTCGAACAGCTCGCACTCCGAAAAACAGGGTTGATTTTGGTCGTCGGACCCACGGGTTGTGGGAAGACGACGCTGCTCGCTGCTATGGTCGATGCTCTCAATCGAAGACATCCGAGGCACATTGTGACGCTTGAGGACCCGATCGAGTACGTCCATCGCGACGAACGGTGCGTTATCGCTCAGTGCGAGGTGGGAACTGATTCGATCGGCATGTCACGAGCAATTCGGGCAATCTTGCGTGCCGATCCGGACGTGATTGTGATCGGCGAGCTGCGCGATCCCGATGCAATGCGAAGTGCGCTTACTGCCGCGGAAACAGGACATCTCGTTCTGACCTCGCTCCACACGGTCGATGCGCCGGGGGCGCTCGAGCGTATAATCGATGCCTTTCCAGTCGACGGTCGGGAGCAGGTTCGCATTCAAGTCGCACAGACTCTTGCTGCCGTCCTGGCATTGCGTCTCGTCGCACGAGCGCGCGGCAAGGGGCGTCGCGCTGTTGCCGAGATACTTATTGCGACCGACGCCGTCCGCAATCTCATCCGCGAAGGTAAGACGCACCAGTTGCGTTCAACGATGCAAACCGGGCGCGGTTCCGGCATGCAAACGCTGGAGATGCATCTCTCTTCGCTCGTCGAGCGCGGTGAGATCACGGCGGAGGCAGCGCTCGCAACGGCTGGGCATCCCGGCGATCTTGCGCAGGCAGCTCGGTCGTGAACGTAGACGTGTTTCGCTACACGGCACGCAGTCGCGAGGGTGAGGTCGTGGCTGGCGTATTGCGCGCCGAGTCGCTCCGAGCGGCGACAGTCGATCTCCAACGTCGGGCGCTCTTTGTGACGTCGTTGACTGCCGGCAGCGAAAAACGGCGGGTCCGATTTCCGGAAATTGCGGGCCGGCGACGCCGGGAGGTCCTCGCGGTTTTTCGCGCCCTGTCCGTTTTGGTTCGCGCGGGCGTCCCACTTCGCCGTGCGCTCGAGGTTTCGGTCGCGCATTGCGGTCAGCGAAGGTTGCGTGAAGCACTTCGTGCCGTCGTCGCTGATGTCGAACACGGGAGTACCCTGAGCGCGGCCTTCGCACGACGGCCTACCGACTTTTCACGATTGCAAACGGCAATGATTGGCGCGGGC
Above is a genomic segment from Candidatus Baltobacteraceae bacterium containing:
- a CDS encoding PilT/PilU family type 4a pilus ATPase gives rise to the protein MSASLLGAMRVEEIVRAARERGASDLHIAAGRGTVLRVDGQLERRGHDAIDASELAAFLQTHLGERVRGQLAESGHCDVALHDAKLGAIRVHAFHASDGVRCAIRLFPSAVPRIEEFDLPASVEQLALRKTGLILVVGPTGCGKTTLLAAMVDALNRRHPRHIVTLEDPIEYVHRDERCVIAQCEVGTDSIGMSRAIRAILRADPDVIVIGELRDPDAMRSALTAAETGHLVLTSLHTVDAPGALERIIDAFPVDGREQVRIQVAQTLAAVLALRLVARARGKGRRAVAEILIATDAVRNLIREGKTHQLRSTMQTGRGSGMQTLEMHLSSLVERGEITAEAALATAGHPGDLAQAARS